A DNA window from Purpureocillium takamizusanense chromosome 9, complete sequence contains the following coding sequences:
- the CHI3 gene encoding Chitinase (COG:G~SECRETED:SignalP(1-19~SECRETED:cutsite=TEA-LP~SECRETED:prob=0.9045)~CAZy:GH18~EggNog:ENOG503P4PT) — MLFQSALVAASLLWSVTEALPKDDARAAGTGRLTVYWGAEDDSTTLDDVCGDTSYGIVNLAFLNYFFSDGGYPSIAIGNLDGPSDAQRKAGATGLKDGSSLVPAIKKCQAAGKLVILSMGGANDYADVTLKDDAQGVQIADTVWNLFLGGTKSSELRPFGGVKLDGVDLDNESGNPTGYLAMVKRLRSNMASDSSKKYYLTAAPQCPYPDASQPLDVCRQLDYVWVQFYNNGECNIAQSGFNKAVRNWSKGIGNAKLFIGALASGADGDEGYVDASTLVKSIQDVKNMNLPNYGGAMLWEAQLAVRNGNYQKKIAAAV; from the exons ATGTTGTTTCAATccgctctcgtcgccgccagcctaCTGTGGTCTGTCACAGAGGCTCTTCCCAAGGACGatgctcgcgccgctggaACCGGTCGCTTAACCGTATACTGGGGCGCGGAAGACGACAGCACGACGCTTGACGATGTCTGCGGAGACACCTCCTACGGTATCGTGAACCTGGCCTTTTTGAACTACTTTttcagcgacggcggctacCCCTCGATTGCCATCGGGAATCTCGACGGCCCCTCGGACGCTCAGCGCAAagccggcgccaccggcctcAAGGACGGCTCCTCGCTGGTCCCAGCCATCAAGAAGTGCCAGGCCGCGGGCAAGCTCGTCATTCtgtccatgggcggcgccaacgactACGCCGACGTGacgctcaaggacgacgcgCAGGGCGTGCAGATTGCAGACACGGTTTGGAACCTCTTCCTGGGCGGCACAAAGAGCAGCGAGCTTCGTCCGTTTGGAGGCGTCAAGCTGGACGGCGTGGACCTTG ACAACGAATCGGGCAATCCCACCGGCTACCTGGCCATGGTCAAGCGGCTCCGATCCAACATGGCCTCCGACAGCAGCAAGAAGTACTACCTGACGGCGGCCCCCCAATGCCCATATCCAGACGCGTCGCAGCCTCTCGACGTCTGCCGGCAGCTCGACTACGTTTGGGTGCAGTTTTACAACAACGGCGAATGCAACATCGCACAGTCGGGGTTCAACAAGGCTGTCAGGAACTGGAGCAAGGGCATCGGCAACGCGAAGCTCTTCATCGGCGCGTTGGCGAgcggtgccgacggcgacgagggctaCGTCGACGCGAGCACGTTGGTCAAGTCTATTCAAGACGTCAAGAACATGAACCTGCCCAACTACGGCGGTGCCATGCTCTGGGAGGCGCAGCTGGCGGTTAGAAACGGCAACTATCAGAAGAAgattgcggcggcggtgtga